Part of the Zingiber officinale cultivar Zhangliang chromosome 8A, Zo_v1.1, whole genome shotgun sequence genome, ctttccctTTCTTGATATGTATTAGAAGAAGGAGCCTTGGAGTTTGGGGATGCAAGGAATTAATATAATCCTAGTCCCTAGTGATCATCGATCATGGTCACCAAGCTCCCTCTCCACTGGAATATTGACAAGAAGTAGGATTTTGTCCTGCACCAGAACTGTCTGTCTCATGGGAGTACCCATCTTCAGCCTCACCTGATCTCTCGTCACAATTGTTTGGTTTATATGATCTCATTTTTGTAATAGTTAATTGGCATAAAAAACGAAATCATAATGGCCTCCCTCCGTGATTCTTTATTGTTTGGAAAGGAGGAAAATCATGAATATTTATACTTGTTGAGAATTAATCTCAAATCTATTGATAGTAAGGACATCTTCAATCGTTAAAGTtttgaatgaattttttttagaatttaaaggtttgagtgagttttttttttttttgtaattctcTCCAGTTGCATGGCTCATGCATATTATATCAATTTCAATACAAATATACTATTctcttcataattttttttataaaaaatctacatacaattttttcatttaatatctttatatacttttcatttgatattttaattaattataatcttaaatttaatttatttataattaaaaattaataaattaattaatttataatttttttaatttaatataatttttcattttatttaatatttaattattttataaatttaatttaattatagtcacttgtatattttttaacttatctcaaatatatttatttttaaaagaaataaatatataattttaattattactaattatttatAAACCGAAACATTATAATTAGTTCatcaaataatatatttttaaattatttaaaaatggtGTACATTAATTATTGACTCCACcttcaaaagaaaaaatagatttgaaaacTTAAATCTACTCTTGAATTAAAAATCTCAAATCTCACCTATACCATCATAAAAACTTTTTaataagattttttattttacaaatttttgATAAATCTTACATTGGAGATAGAGAGAGGAACACCCTTATATGAATTAACTGCATCAGCAAATAAGAACACCCATTTTTGTAATACTTATCTCGTAAGAGAAAGAGAGAGGAATAGAGAGAGATAGAGAGGAGGATGACTGTCTCAAACACTGGGAAGAAATCATATTAAAacttaagttagtttttaattaaattctttctttctGATTATTTACACAGCAAgaaattgtttaattttattaaatatatgAATAATAGTAAATGGATTCTTTATTGAATGAATGATAAAGGAAGAAGATATGCAATTTAAATAATGAAAAATCCTAATATTTCGGTACAATTGCATTTAGGATTATTGAAAATCCTAATATGTATATTCTGACAGGCGCATGGATTAATTTGACAAAATGCGTAAATAGTTGGGACGCTCTCACGTCGGATGAGAAAGTTTCCAAGGACGGACAAGAGGCGGGCTCCACTCTCGAGGCGGCAGCTCGACGATCGAGAAAGCTTCGGTGCTACTGTGGGGATTTAAAGAGGGTCCACATTTGAAACGGGCGGTATATTTCATTATTATCACCCAGCAAATACCAGACTGATGACTAATTGCACCTCTTAAACTTACCCTACAATGCACCCAAGCCACGTCGAAAATTATTACAACCCAGATCGTGACATGGTCTGGAAATCTCACTTGTTTATAAGCGAGGAGATTAAAAGGCGACGGCCCTCGTCAATTCGCTCTGAACCAATATGAAATAGATAAATTATGATGACACACCAAGAAAATTGAAAGATGAGTTTAATGATATTTTTAATTCAATCGTCAAAATTATAATTATCCGATTGTTATCTATAGCTGTAGTTCTAATTGACCAATACAATAATTGGATGTTTTCAATACTTTCCTTTATGAACACCTTAAAGAAactgtttatatggagcaacATTCTGAATTCATTCACTCACAACTTTCAATACATGTGTGTCAACTTTAAAAGTTTATATATGATTTTCGACAagcacctcgtgcatggtttcattgtATATCTACCTAGCTTCATACTCAGGGATTTTCTGACTCAAAAACAATCTCTTCCCTATTTTACAAATGTAAtgagaaatttttaatattttgttctgatttatatggatgatatattaataactggtagtgatcAAAACGACATTACTATTTTACTACATTTACTCCGTTAAAAGTTTCATATTCAGGATCTTGGCAATGCTAATTTTTTTCTTGgcatagagtttctctcacattctgaaGATTGTCTTCtttctcagagcaaatacattactgggctCCTACAACGAACTGAAATGGATGGTGCACGTCATATCTCGAGATCAATTATTGAAGATGGTTTTACTacaccttcatcctcctcttcgaTGTCTGCCCCCAGATATATCGTAGTATTGTTGGTGTCCTATAATATGTCATAATTACACGACCCAATATTGCTTTTGCTATGAATCGTGcatgtcaatttatgcatgctcctactgaacatcattgagaaggtgttaagagaattcttcgatatctcaaagaCACTATTCTAAATGGtgttcttttatatcgtcaatttTTACGAGAGTTGATTACCTACAGTTATGCAGATTGAGCTGGATCTCCCGAAGATAGatgttctactagtggatatgctataTTTCTTGGGCGAAATCTTATTTCCtggctttcaaagaagcaacctataGTCTCTCGCTcgagtactgaagctgaatataaagctatCTCAAAtgcaacgtcagaaattatttggctacaattTCTTCTTTCAAAATTATACTTTTTCCCAACTGCTATGCCTAAaatatggtgtgataatattagagcaacttatcttgcaacaaatcctatttttcatgctcgtaccaagcatgttgagattgattttcattttgatcGCGAGCGTGTGGCGACTCGACAACTTTTAATTTCTTATATCTCTACAaaagatcaaattgctgatatatttaccaagccATTATCTAGACACCGtttcaccaagttagcactcaaactcaacATTCAGGcactcccgttgagtttgtcgggggtaatgataataatgaaaataatctctaattgatttcaatcaattgagatttattatatttaacaCATAATCAAGATtgacatgaatcaaatagtaaaaaaaatatttctaagtttattttattactatatttataattattatgattatatgtcttatttaatcttttcattattattttgaacaatttatataaataaatctattgattttagtaataaaattatgaaaaaattttatattatttatttcctTACTTTTTGATTTCTAGAATAGGAAATACAGGGAATACAGATTTACGTCCCTACACTTAGCACCTCAACCATGGCATAAGCGAGGCGGATTAGATGTCTCTTCGTCGCAGATCTTAGAAGCGGATTCCTCTTTCTTCTCGTCTCCGCATCTGATAAGATTGCGTTCAGATCGGTGAGCAAACTCGCCCCTCATTCCTCTTTGTTTGATTATACTTGGTATTCCCGCCGATCGATTTTTGATTGAATAGGTTTGGTGCGATCCAATTCACGGTGAGATTTCTCTTTGTTTCTCGTGGTTTTCTCAATTTAGTGTGTCTTTTGGTTTATTTGGTTCCTTAACCATCGGATCCGCGAGTATGTTGGCGTTTGAATCATTGCTTTGCTCTGTTGAGGTCTATACGACTTGTTGGCTAGTTCTTAAAATCATTGCTTTCCTTCGTCGAATTGGCGCCAGATTCGATCTATTCCTGATGACTCGTTTCAgcttaaaaatttggttttatgaGGAGAATTGTTGGATTTGAGTGTCGGGGATTCGGGATTGATAGGATCAGACAATGATGTCTCTTGGCGGTGGTTGATGCAGGAAAGGGAATGGAGATGGATCACAGGAAGCTCTTCGTCGGCGGAATCTCATGGCAGACCAATGAGGATGGACTTCTAGAGTACTTTAGCAAGTACGGGGAAGTTATGGAGGCGGTGATCGTGAAGGATTGCAACACGGGCCGCGCCCGTGGCTTCGGATTCATTGTGTTTGCAGACTCTGCAGTTGCTGAAAGAGTTGTAATGGAAAAACACACAATAGATGGTCGGATGGTAACTCTTTCGACTATGCCTCGCCGCATTCATTCGTTTCCACTTAGTTTTTACTGATGATTCTTGGTAGTTTGACAGGTAGAGGCGAAGAGGGCTGTTCCTAGAGACGATCAGCGGATGATTACCAAAAACAACGGTAGTGTTCCAGGATCTCCTGTCCCTGGCCGTACGAAGAAAATTTTTGTCGGAGGTCTTCCATCTACGCTAATGGAGAGTGACTTCAAGAAGTACTTTGATCAGTTTGGGATAATCACTGATGCTGTGTTGATGTACGATCATAATATTCAGAGGCCAAGGGGGTTCGGATTCATCACTTTTGACTCTGAAGATGCTGTGGACAGGGCATTagtcaaaaccttccatgagttAAATGGCAAAATAGTGGAGGTCAAGAGGGCTGTTCCTAAGGAGCTGTCCCATGGGCCTACCATTCGCTTGCCAATCAATGGATATAATTATGGTATGAATCGTGCAAACAACTTCGTAAATGGGTACATTCAGGGATATAAGCAAAGGATGATCGATGACTATGGAATGCAAATGGATGGTAGAATAGGACCCCTGGCAAATGGCAAGAATGGATTCAGTTCAGTTGTTCCTGGATTTGGAATGGAAACCGATTATAAGCAGACCATGAACTCAAATTTTGCAGGGGATTCAATATACACTAACCATCCTAGTTATGGGCAGACTTTGAACCCCTACTATGATGGGAATTCAATTGGTCATTGTAGTTCCACTACA contains:
- the LOC122011765 gene encoding heterogeneous nuclear ribonucleoprotein 1-like isoform X1, with protein sequence MEMDHRKLFVGGISWQTNEDGLLEYFSKYGEVMEAVIVKDCNTGRARGFGFIVFADSAVAERVVMEKHTIDGRMVEAKRAVPRDDQRMITKNNGSVPGSPVPGRTKKIFVGGLPSTLMESDFKKYFDQFGIITDAVLMYDHNIQRPRGFGFITFDSEDAVDRALVKTFHELNGKIVEVKRAVPKELSHGPTIRLPINGYNYGMNRANNFVNGYIQGYKQRMIDDYGMQMDGRIGPLANGKNGFSSVVPGFGMETDYKQTMNSNFAGDSIYTNHPSYGQTLNPYYDGNSIGHCSSTTYGGRNENSSSIFSSIDGNAWVDFMLNNANKSATSNASRASESGIVGSGSGSLKWDSSFSSELGGTGSGYNSGNPGYQGRDYIVFGSRTTERKISPTFPDANLTTNWGYHGSYTKLFDNTSVYGDPTWQLSLSELVSTAPFSYKLVKSEPDTADEGFADYMACYKMKNKQPNQGIAT
- the LOC122011765 gene encoding heterogeneous nuclear ribonucleoprotein 1-like isoform X2, with protein sequence MITKNNGSVPGSPVPGRTKKIFVGGLPSTLMESDFKKYFDQFGIITDAVLMYDHNIQRPRGFGFITFDSEDAVDRALVKTFHELNGKIVEVKRAVPKELSHGPTIRLPINGYNYGMNRANNFVNGYIQGYKQRMIDDYGMQMDGRIGPLANGKNGFSSVVPGFGMETDYKQTMNSNFAGDSIYTNHPSYGQTLNPYYDGNSIGHCSSTTYGGRNENSSSIFSSIDGNAWVDFMLNNANKSATSNASRASESGIVGSGSGSLKWDSSFSSELGGTGSGYNSGNPGYQGRDYIVFGSRTTERKISPTFPDANLTTNWGYHGSYTKLFDNTSVYGDPTWQLSLSELVSTAPFSYKLVKSEPDTADEGFADYMACYKMKNKQPNQGIAT